The genomic stretch GAGGTCTCCTTTGAATTATCAGATGATGATTATGATACAGTAGCCATTTTTCTTGATTATCTCCTTAATGGCACATGGACAAAGGCATCAATTTATGGGTCTTCTTCATTTGCCCCTGGTATTGCAAAGATTTATTGGGCTTCAAGCCTTGATTTTGCTGAAACAGAAACAACATTAACAATAAGGCTTACACCCTATGATTCTTGGGGCATTGGTATTTTCTCAACAAAAACCATAAGAATTGAGAATACCAGGTTTTCCTCAAAGGAGGTAGGAACAGCGAGCATTGGCTTGCCTATTACATTTTCACCCACAAGCCTTATTCTAAATAGCATTCCATATCCTATGGTGATTACCATAGAAAATCTTTCAATTCTTTCATCTATTCCTGGCCTTTCTGACACAGGAAGAAGGATAACAGCAATAAGAAAGGATATGCCAGATGTTGAAATAAAAAGCATCTCTGCAAATCTTACCATTCCATACAATGGACAATTTTCTCCTGAAATAGAAAGGTCATTTGTAATTTATCAAGGAAATTCTTTTCTTACATCCTCTATTGACACAGGAAGTAAAACGGTTAGTGCAGATATATCATCAACAGGAATTTATAGGATTGATGCCTTGTTTCAAACATTTAATGTTAAGGTTTGGCCAAACCCCTGTAAGGTAAATAATGTTACATTTTCTGGAATAGGGGGAGGAAAAATAAGGATATTCACATTAACAGGGGAGCTTGTAAGGGAAATAACAGGGTTTCCTTATCAATGGGATACAAAGAATATGGATGGAAAGATTGTTGCATCTGGAATTTATATATGGCTTGCAGAAAATGGGAATGATAAGCAAAAGGGGATTTTGGCAATCATACGATGAGAAAAATAATTATATCTTTGGTTTTTGGTGGGTTTTTATGGGGCGTTGATTATACGGCAACGAGCCCTTTGCAATTTCTTAAAATTAAGGATTGTAAGGTTTCTTCTTTAGGTGGTGCATTTGTTGGGGTTGATGAGCCAGGATTTGAAAACCCAGCATCTTTTGGGAATGCAAAGATAAAGGAAATAGGGCTTTCTTATAATTCATACCTTGCTGGAATAGACATTTCATCCCTATCTTACATTCAGGGAACAGAGGAAATAGGTGGATTTGGGTTTAATGTTTTATACCTTAAAACCCCTGAAATTTTACGAACAAAAGATGGAGGAATAGAAGATGGTAAATTCTCTTGCTCTGATATTTCATTAAGTATGGGATATGGAAGAAAAATAGCCCCTGATATTGCAATTGGCTCTACGATTAGATTTATAAGGGAAACAATAGATGATAAGGCTGTAAATACAGGTGCGGCTGATTTTGGAATTCAATATAAGCCATTCTTAAAGGATATTACAATTGGTCTTTGCCTTTCAAACATTGGAAAATCAATAAAATACGCAAATAAAAATGAAGACCTACCACTTACAATGAAGGGAGGAATTTCTATAAATTGCCTTTCTCAAACCCTCCTTTCTACAATAGAGATTGATAAAGCAATAGATTCTGATGTAATTTTAAGATGTGGTTTTGAGCATACATTGATGAATAAGGTATTTTTAAGAGCAGGCTATTCCACAGAGCCTGACATTGGTTCTGGAATTTCATTTGGTTTTGGGTTGAAGATTTCTAAATATTTCTTTGATATGTCCTATCTTCCATTTCAAGACCTTGGAAACACAATACAAGGCTCCCTTTCCATAAAATTTCTGGAAGAGGAATAGTGCGTGTTTAGCTAAAGCTAAACAATTTAAAATTTACAATCTTCTGACTTATGGAAGAGATAGATATTGCTATTATTGGTGCAGGCGTTATAGGGCTTTCCTGTGCCAGCACATTGGCTGATAATAAAAGAAGCATTGTAGTTATTGAGAGGCATCAATCATTTGGCCAGGAGACAAGTAGCAGAAATAGCGAGGTCATCCATTCAGGGATATATTACAAAAATGGCTCTTTAAAGGCAAGGCTTTGTGCAGAGGGAAAAATGCTTCTTTACAATTTTTCCGAAAAATATAATATTCCCTATAATCGCATTGGAAAGCTTATTGTTGCTTGCAATGAAGATGAGGTTAGAAACTTAGAAATGCTCCTTAAAAATGGAGGTGAAAATGGGGTAGAAGACCTTATGCTATTGTCAAAAAAGGAAATAAAAGAAATGGAGCCTAATATTTATGGAATTTCTGCTATATATTCCCCTTCCACAGGCATCATAGATACCCACCAACTAATGAAAGTATTAGAGTTTTTAGGAAAAGAGAAAGGGGTTATTTTTGCTTATAATTGTGAGGTTATAGGAATTAAAAAAAAAGAAAATGGGTATAAGATTGATGTAAGGGATAGCGATTCCTCTATCTTTTCCTTTCTTGCTCAAATTGTCATAAATTGTGCTGGGCTTTTGGGAGATAAAATTGCAAATATGCTTGGATTTGATTATAAGCTTCAATATTGCAAGGGAGAATATTTTAAGGTAGAAAGTAAAAAATCAAGGCTAGTTAATCACCTAATCTATCCTGTGCCAGAGAATGATGGGCTTGGGATTCATACAGTCCAAGATCTTCAAGGAAGCCTTAAGCTTGGACCAAATGCTTTTTATGTAAAGGATATAAGCTATGATGTGGATTCCTCACATAAGATAGAGTTTTATGAAAAGGCAAAAAGATTTCTTCCATTTATAGAGCTTGAAGATTTATCTTGTGATATGTCAGGGATAAGACCAAAGTTTGCTTCTGATTTTATCATTAAGCAGGAATTGCCTGGTTTTATCAACCTAATCGGAATAGAATCCCCTGGTTTTACAGCAGGTTTATCTATTGCAGAATATGTTAAGAATATGCTATTTAGCCTATCGCGGATTATGGTGTATTAGGATAAGGTTTAAAGATTCCTAGCAACAACATATTTTCCTTGAAAGCAACCTCGTTTTAAGTATAAAATAAAGGTATAATGAAGGGGCAGGAAATAGGGTCTATATTCTTAAAATTTTTTGAGGGAAAAGGCCATAAGGTCTGTGAAAGTAAAAGCCTTATTCCATCTGACCCATCTGTTTTATTTACGGTTGCCGGAATGGTTCCATTTAAGGACTATTTTCTTGGGAATAAGCCTTTGGAATTCTCCCGTGCTGTATCCTGCCAGCGATGTATAAGGACAAATGACCTAGAAAGGGTTGGAAAAACAGCCAGGCATTTGACATTCTTTGAGATGCTTGGGAATTTCTCATTCGGCGATTATTTTAAGGAAGATGCAATTGCCTGGGCATGGGAGTTTCTTACTAAAGAGGTTTCTTTGCCAAAGGATAGGCTCTATGTCTCGGTTTTTAAGGAAGACAAAGAAGCAGAGGGGATTTGGAAAAAATTTATTGAACCAAGTAGGATTATAAGGCTAGGAGAAGAAGATAACTTCTGGAAGATGGGAGAAACAGGCCCTTGTGGTCCCTGCTCTGAAATTATTATAGACCTTGGAGAAGACATTGGATGCAAAAAGCCATCCTGTTCCCCAGGATGTGATTGCGATAGGTATTTGGAGCTTTACAACCTTGTATTTACTGAGTTTGATAGGCAGGCAGATGGTTCTCTTAAACCCCTGTCAGCGAAAAACATAGATACAGGAATGGGGCTTGAAAGGCTAGCTATGATCCTTCAGAGCAAAAAAGCGGTTTTTGAGTGTGATTTAATTGCCCCAATCATTGACTACATAACCGAATCCCGAATCCCGAATCCCGAATCCCGAATTATCGCAGACCACATAAGGGCAATTGCCCATCTTATCTATGATGGCATCATTCCATCAAATGAAGAAAGGGGATATGTTTTAAGGAGCCTGATAAGGAGGGCGATAAGAAAACTTAAAACTTTAAAACCAAAGCTCAAAATTAAGGAATTATTTCTATGGCAGATTGTTTATCCAGTAACAAAGATATTTCCCTATCTTGAAAAGGAGAGGGAACATATTGCCAATATTATAAAGTTAGAAGAGGATAAATTTGATGAGACGATGGAAAGGGGTCTTTTGCTCCTTGAGGAAGAAATAAGCAAATCAGGGGAGGTATTCGCAGGGGCTAATCTTTTCAAGCTATATGATACCTATGGATTTCCTGTTGATTTTGCTGTGGAGATAATAAAGGAAAAGGGGAGATTTGTTGATATGGAGGGCTTTAATAAAATGATGGATAGCCAAAGGGAGAGGGGAAGAAAAAAGGCAGTATTTTCCCAGAAGCAAGGGGGATATAATATAAAAACAGAGTTTATAGGCTATGATATGCTTGAGGCTAGTTGCAAGGTAATAAAACAGGATGGCCTATTTGTCATTCTTGATAAAACGCCATTTTATCCTGAAATGGGTGGTCAGGTTGGTGATTGTGGAATATTTGAAAAGGATGGGATAAAAATTTATGTAGAGGATACACAAAGGGATGGAGAGGCAATTATCCATAAGATAAGGGAAGGCAATCTTTTAGAAGGTGATATTATTCAGGCTGCTGTTGATAAAGAAAGAAGGGATGGAATAAAAAGGGCACACACAGCAACACATCTTTTGCAATTTGCATTAAGGGAGATATTGGGGAAACACATAAAACAGCAAGGCTCTCTGGTTGAAAGGGATAGATTAAGGTTTGATTTTAACTATCCGAATAAGGTTTCTCATAGCCAAATTCAGGAAATAGAAGAAATGGTATATGGGATGATAATGGAGAATCTTGAGGTTAATATCTTAAAGGATGTCCCCATAAAAGAGGCAAAGGACCTTGGTGCTTTAGCATTCTTTGGCGATGAGTATAAAGAATTAGTAAGGGTTGTTATGATTGGCGATAAAAGCAAGGAGCTATGCGGTGGATGCCATATTGCCTCAACAGGAAAGATTGGGCTTTTTAAGATTGTCAAAGAAGAAGGGGTTTCAGCAGGGATAAGAAGGATTGAGGCTTTTACAGGTAATCTGGCATATCAACACATTCTCAAAGAAAAAGAGGGGCTATTGGAAAGGATAGAGGCTCTAACAGAGGCAAATAAGAAGCAGGAAAACAAGATAAGGCACCTTAAGTATGGGGTTTTAAAAGAGGGAATAAAAAATATTGCTCCAGAAAAAGTAGGGGATATAAGCCTTGTTTTTGAGGTATTTGATAGCCTATCAAAGGATGAGCTTTCATTCTCAATAGACGAAATAGCAAACGCAATGGATTCTGGCGTTATCCTTCTTGGCTCTAAAACCAAAGATAGCATCCTCTGGACCTGTAAGGTAAAGGGCAATCTAAAACCAGGGGCAGATTACATTATAAAAGAGGTCTGCAAAATAACAGGCGGAGGCGGCGGTGGAAGGCCAGATTTTGCAACAGGCGGCGGTAAAGACCCAAATAAAATAGATAGAGCAAGAGAAAGGGTTTTAGAATTGATTGGAAATTGACAATATGAATGCTGTTAAGGACAAAAATGGGGAATCGCAAGAGGTATTACAGAGGATTCAAGAGGAGTCAGAGAAGCAGGCATTGCCTGAGCAAAAGCAGGTCTTTTTGGTTTCCGAGAAGATTCGCAGGCGAGTGCATAATCTACCATCCCCTACTCGGCCACCCCTTGGATATGATGGGAATAAGGGATTTGACAGGGTCTTCCCCTATATCCGCATCCCAAGACTTCATCCGCCAAATCACGGCGATACCGTAATCTTTAATGAAGAAGACCTGCCTCCTAATCAACTTATCTTAGGGGATAATCTCTATGTCTTGCGCACCATTCCTTCAGAGACAATAGACCTTATCTACATTGACCCGCCATTTTTCTCAGGCAGAAATTATAATGTCATCTGGGGGGATACCAATGAAATAAGGTCTTTTTATGACATCTGGGAGGGTGGAATTGATTCCTATCTTATCTGGCTCAATGCAAGGCTTTGGGAGATGCGTCGGGTCTTGAAAAAGACGGGCTCTATTTATGTCCATTGCGATTGGCACGCTTCTCATTATATAAAATGTGAGATGGACAAGATTTTCGGGTATGAGAATTTGTTACTATTCAGCCTATTATATACTAAAACAAAAGTAACTGTTCAGCCACGGATTAACACAGATTGACTTTGGATAAAATAGAAGGGATTTAAAGCATAAAAAATTACAGAAGAGATTATCAAACCAGCATTTAAAGTGGATAATATTTTCTATTATGGGTTTTGAAAAAAAGTTTATCAAAAAGCATTACCGAATATTACCGGTTGAATTATTATTAAAAATCAGTATTTCATCCGTATCCACTGTGGCTGAATAGTTACTCAAGATGTAGATGAGGCAGAATTTATCTTAAGATTTTCCAAAGCACCGATAATCGGTGATATTAGGGTTAGGCAAATTAGTTCCCTTGAATACGAATTTGAGGCAATTGATGCCTTTTCTTCTAATGAGGATGGCTATTTGGTTAATTGCCAATGGGATTTTGACTATCAGGAGGGACATTTTGCTGCTGATAAGGATTACATCCTTTGTAGAGAAAAGATAAAACCTAAAGGCCACAATGAAAGGTTTGAGGCAATTTTAACTGTAAAGCATAAATTTGACAAAGAGGGTGAATACACCATTGCCTGCAAGGTGCAGGATAATCTGGCAGGAGAGACAATATTGGCGAAGAAGATTATGGTGGAATGTTAGTCTTTGTTGATGAATCAGGTGATTCAGGATTTAAAACTGAACAAGGGTCAAGTCAATTTTTTACTGTTGCGTTAGTCATTTTTGAGGAACCTGATGAGGCAGTTGCTTGCGACCAGAGGATTCAACTATTAAAACGAGAGATGAAATTGCCATCAGAGATTGAATTTAAATTCAACAGATTGCGAAAAGACCAGAGAGAAAGATTCGGCTCTTCGCATAATATGGTGCAAAAATAATTGTATGCTTATCTTTTTTAACAAAGAAGCTCAATTGTATATTTAGCTTTAGTTAAACACATATAATCTTTAAACCCTATTCTCATCACCATAATCCGTGATGAGCCAAAACATTAGATGCTATCCATCCTTCTTTAGGGGTTATCAAGAGCGAAATAGCCCTTAATGTTGCTAAAACCTTTAATATTCCTCTAAAACAAATACATTGGGACTTAACCAGCTTTCATTTTACAGGAGAATATGA from bacterium encodes the following:
- the alaS gene encoding alanine--tRNA ligase, giving the protein MKGQEIGSIFLKFFEGKGHKVCESKSLIPSDPSVLFTVAGMVPFKDYFLGNKPLEFSRAVSCQRCIRTNDLERVGKTARHLTFFEMLGNFSFGDYFKEDAIAWAWEFLTKEVSLPKDRLYVSVFKEDKEAEGIWKKFIEPSRIIRLGEEDNFWKMGETGPCGPCSEIIIDLGEDIGCKKPSCSPGCDCDRYLELYNLVFTEFDRQADGSLKPLSAKNIDTGMGLERLAMILQSKKAVFECDLIAPIIDYITESRIPNPESRIIADHIRAIAHLIYDGIIPSNEERGYVLRSLIRRAIRKLKTLKPKLKIKELFLWQIVYPVTKIFPYLEKEREHIANIIKLEEDKFDETMERGLLLLEEEISKSGEVFAGANLFKLYDTYGFPVDFAVEIIKEKGRFVDMEGFNKMMDSQRERGRKKAVFSQKQGGYNIKTEFIGYDMLEASCKVIKQDGLFVILDKTPFYPEMGGQVGDCGIFEKDGIKIYVEDTQRDGEAIIHKIREGNLLEGDIIQAAVDKERRDGIKRAHTATHLLQFALREILGKHIKQQGSLVERDRLRFDFNYPNKVSHSQIQEIEEMVYGMIMENLEVNILKDVPIKEAKDLGALAFFGDEYKELVRVVMIGDKSKELCGGCHIASTGKIGLFKIVKEEGVSAGIRRIEAFTGNLAYQHILKEKEGLLERIEALTEANKKQENKIRHLKYGVLKEGIKNIAPEKVGDISLVFEVFDSLSKDELSFSIDEIANAMDSGVILLGSKTKDSILWTCKVKGNLKPGADYIIKEVCKITGGGGGGRPDFATGGGKDPNKIDRARERVLELIGN
- a CDS encoding DNA methyltransferase, coding for MNAVKDKNGESQEVLQRIQEESEKQALPEQKQVFLVSEKIRRRVHNLPSPTRPPLGYDGNKGFDRVFPYIRIPRLHPPNHGDTVIFNEEDLPPNQLILGDNLYVLRTIPSETIDLIYIDPPFFSGRNYNVIWGDTNEIRSFYDIWEGGIDSYLIWLNARLWEMRRVLKKTGSIYVHCDWHASHYIKCEMDKIFGYENLLLFSLLYTKTKVTVQPRINTD
- a CDS encoding DUF3800 domain-containing protein yields the protein MLVFVDESGDSGFKTEQGSSQFFTVALVIFEEPDEAVACDQRIQLLKREMKLPSEIEFKFNRLRKDQRERFGSSHNMVQK
- a CDS encoding NAD(P)/FAD-dependent oxidoreductase, producing the protein MEEIDIAIIGAGVIGLSCASTLADNKRSIVVIERHQSFGQETSSRNSEVIHSGIYYKNGSLKARLCAEGKMLLYNFSEKYNIPYNRIGKLIVACNEDEVRNLEMLLKNGGENGVEDLMLLSKKEIKEMEPNIYGISAIYSPSTGIIDTHQLMKVLEFLGKEKGVIFAYNCEVIGIKKKENGYKIDVRDSDSSIFSFLAQIVINCAGLLGDKIANMLGFDYKLQYCKGEYFKVESKKSRLVNHLIYPVPENDGLGIHTVQDLQGSLKLGPNAFYVKDISYDVDSSHKIEFYEKAKRFLPFIELEDLSCDMSGIRPKFASDFIIKQELPGFINLIGIESPGFTAGLSIAEYVKNMLFSLSRIMVY
- a CDS encoding PorV/PorQ family protein; amino-acid sequence: MRKIIISLVFGGFLWGVDYTATSPLQFLKIKDCKVSSLGGAFVGVDEPGFENPASFGNAKIKEIGLSYNSYLAGIDISSLSYIQGTEEIGGFGFNVLYLKTPEILRTKDGGIEDGKFSCSDISLSMGYGRKIAPDIAIGSTIRFIRETIDDKAVNTGAADFGIQYKPFLKDITIGLCLSNIGKSIKYANKNEDLPLTMKGGISINCLSQTLLSTIEIDKAIDSDVILRCGFEHTLMNKVFLRAGYSTEPDIGSGISFGFGLKISKYFFDMSYLPFQDLGNTIQGSLSIKFLEEE